In the genome of Gloeotrichia echinulata CP02, one region contains:
- a CDS encoding prolyl oligopeptidase family serine peptidase, whose protein sequence is MTYSAQPLIYPPTRKSDQVDNYHGTVVADPYRWLEDPDSEETRVWVEAQNQVTSAYLTEIPAREKIKQRLTKLWDYAKYSIPFKEGESLKNGGGERYFYFKNDGLQNQSVLYTLKTLDAEAKVLLDPNKLSEDGTIALSGLSISDDGNLLAYGLSSSGSDWQEWKVRDIETGADLQDHLQWIKFSGASWTKDNQGFFYSRYNEPNEKTKLEDVNYYQKLYYHQLGTTQSEDVLIYHRPDEKEWGFSGGVTEDGKYLIISVWQGTDPKNLVFYKDLTNPNSEVVELINKFEADYSFIDNDDSVFYFRTDLKSPRGRVIAIDTQQPSAESWREIIPQAAETLESVSILNNQFVADYLKDAHSQIKIFDLTGAFVREVELPGVGSAGGFGGKRHDTETFYSFTSFTTPGTIYRYDMVTGKSELFRQPKVDFNPDDYETQQIFYHSKDGTKLPMFITHKKGIKLDGNNPTYLYAYGGFNASITPSFSVSNLVWMEMGGVYAVPNIRGGGEYGEEWHQAGMKEKKQNVFDDFIAAGEWLVANGYTKPRKLAIGGGSNGGLLVGACMTQRPDLFGAALPAVGVMDMLRFHKFTIGWAWTSEYGSADNPEEFPALYAYSPLHNLKADTAYPATLITTADHDDRVVPAHSFKFAAALQAVHVGDAPVLIRIETKAGHGAGKPTAKIIEEAADKWGFLVRVLGVEV, encoded by the coding sequence ATGACCTACTCAGCACAACCCCTCATCTACCCACCCACTCGCAAAAGCGATCAAGTTGATAACTACCACGGTACTGTAGTTGCAGATCCTTATCGTTGGTTAGAAGACCCGGATTCAGAAGAAACAAGGGTATGGGTTGAGGCACAAAATCAAGTTACTTCAGCCTATCTTACCGAAATTCCTGCTAGAGAAAAAATCAAACAGCGGCTGACTAAACTTTGGGATTATGCAAAATATAGCATCCCATTTAAAGAGGGTGAATCTTTAAAAAATGGTGGCGGTGAACGCTATTTTTATTTCAAAAATGACGGACTGCAAAATCAAAGCGTCCTCTACACTCTCAAAACTCTTGACGCCGAAGCGAAAGTTTTACTCGACCCCAATAAACTTTCAGAAGATGGTACAATTGCCCTTTCAGGATTATCAATCAGCGATGACGGGAACCTGTTAGCCTACGGTTTATCTAGCTCTGGCTCTGATTGGCAAGAGTGGAAAGTGCGGGATATCGAAACTGGTGCAGACCTCCAAGACCACCTGCAATGGATTAAATTCTCAGGCGCATCGTGGACAAAAGATAATCAAGGTTTTTTCTACAGTCGTTATAATGAACCAAATGAAAAAACTAAATTAGAAGATGTCAATTATTATCAAAAGCTTTACTATCACCAACTGGGAACGACCCAATCAGAAGATGTATTAATATATCATCGCCCTGATGAAAAGGAATGGGGTTTTAGTGGCGGTGTTACTGAAGATGGGAAATATCTCATCATCTCAGTTTGGCAGGGAACTGACCCAAAAAATTTGGTTTTCTACAAAGATTTGACTAACCCCAATTCTGAAGTAGTGGAACTAATTAACAAATTTGAGGCTGATTACAGCTTTATTGACAATGATGATAGCGTCTTCTATTTTCGCACAGATTTAAAATCACCACGGGGACGAGTTATTGCTATCGATACCCAACAACCATCGGCGGAAAGTTGGCGAGAAATCATTCCCCAAGCAGCGGAAACTTTGGAAAGTGTCAGCATACTAAATAACCAATTTGTTGCTGATTATCTCAAAGATGCTCATAGCCAAATTAAAATTTTTGACCTGACTGGTGCATTTGTCCGGGAGGTAGAATTACCCGGAGTCGGTTCTGCAGGTGGCTTTGGTGGTAAGCGTCATGATACCGAAACTTTTTATAGTTTCACCAGCTTTACCACACCAGGCACGATTTATCGTTACGACATGGTGACAGGAAAAAGTGAACTTTTCCGCCAGCCAAAGGTAGATTTTAATCCTGATGATTACGAGACTCAACAAATATTCTACCACAGCAAAGATGGCACAAAATTGCCAATGTTTATCACTCACAAAAAAGGGATTAAACTAGATGGAAATAATCCCACTTACCTTTATGCTTATGGTGGGTTTAATGCCTCCATCACTCCTAGTTTTTCTGTGAGTAATTTGGTATGGATGGAGATGGGTGGTGTCTATGCTGTGCCTAATATCCGTGGTGGTGGAGAGTATGGCGAAGAATGGCACCAAGCAGGAATGAAGGAGAAAAAGCAGAATGTATTTGATGATTTTATTGCTGCTGGTGAGTGGCTAGTTGCCAATGGGTACACAAAACCGAGAAAATTAGCTATTGGTGGTGGTAGCAACGGTGGGTTATTGGTGGGTGCTTGTATGACCCAGCGTCCTGATTTGTTTGGTGCTGCTTTACCAGCGGTCGGCGTTATGGATATGTTGCGCTTCCATAAATTTACCATTGGCTGGGCTTGGACTTCGGAATATGGTTCAGCAGATAACCCAGAGGAATTTCCCGCCCTTTATGCTTATTCGCCATTGCACAACCTCAAAGCAGATACAGCTTATCCAGCTACTTTAATTACCACAGCCGATCATGATGATCGCGTTGTCCCTGCTCATAGTTTCAAATTTGCTGCTGCTTTGCAAGCCGTTCATGTTGGTGATGCGCCGGTGTTAATTAGAATTGAGACAAAAGCCGGACATGGTGCGGGTAAGCCCACGGCGAAGATTATTGAGGAAGCAGCGGATAAGTGGGGTTTTTTGGTGCGAGTTTTGGGGGTTGAGGTTTAG
- a CDS encoding IS4 family transposase translates to MLPAFYQNHLKSQLSLAEYLLLKILIHLLQSIKEVTLEKLANALPLAVKFESRRKRIQRFLSLPNLTIEKVWFPIIKEWLETYFKDEKIIYIAIDRTNWSRINLFMVSIIWDKRAVPIYFTLLPKLGNSNIAEQQKILSQVIPIFKNYKICVLGDREFCSVKLAKYLQGLDVYFCLRLKKNEFLQVEKDVFVELKNLGLVPGVSFFIKGVKVTKTRGFMSFNVAAKWKRKINGVAPKEGWFILTNFDDLESAISAYKQRFDIEEMFRDFKTGGYNLEETNVEGNRFISLVLLITLAYTSAMIQGQKIKHKGIQKYVARVKESGRSVRRHSSFYVGLYGQTWVNFTDICMELVTELMRINRNKRKYYQQGLRAMKLIESMF, encoded by the coding sequence ATGTTACCTGCATTCTACCAAAACCACTTAAAAAGTCAATTAAGTTTAGCAGAATACTTGCTGCTAAAAATTTTAATCCATCTATTACAGTCAATCAAAGAAGTAACTTTAGAAAAGTTAGCAAATGCGCTACCTTTGGCAGTTAAATTTGAGAGTAGAAGAAAGAGAATACAAAGATTTTTATCATTACCAAATCTCACCATTGAGAAAGTTTGGTTTCCCATTATTAAAGAATGGCTGGAAACATACTTCAAAGATGAAAAAATTATTTATATAGCAATTGATAGAACTAATTGGAGTCGGATAAATTTATTCATGGTGAGTATCATTTGGGATAAAAGAGCAGTACCAATATATTTTACTTTATTGCCAAAATTAGGTAATAGTAACATCGCTGAACAACAAAAAATATTGTCTCAAGTAATACCAATCTTTAAAAACTATAAAATCTGTGTATTAGGTGATAGAGAATTTTGCTCTGTCAAACTGGCAAAGTATCTCCAGGGATTGGATGTGTATTTTTGTTTGCGATTAAAAAAGAATGAGTTTTTGCAAGTTGAAAAAGATGTTTTTGTTGAGTTAAAAAATCTGGGTTTAGTACCGGGAGTTTCTTTTTTTATCAAAGGAGTTAAAGTGACAAAGACTCGGGGTTTTATGAGCTTTAATGTAGCGGCTAAATGGAAACGTAAAATCAATGGAGTAGCACCGAAAGAAGGATGGTTTATTTTAACAAATTTTGACGACTTAGAGTCGGCAATATCTGCCTATAAACAAAGATTTGATATAGAAGAAATGTTTAGAGATTTTAAAACAGGTGGTTATAATTTAGAAGAGACTAATGTTGAAGGCAACCGATTTATTTCTCTAGTTTTACTGATAACGCTCGCTTACACTTCTGCCATGATTCAGGGTCAAAAAATTAAACATAAAGGAATACAAAAATATGTAGCTCGTGTTAAAGAGTCTGGTCGCTCTGTGCGGAGACATAGTAGTTTTTATGTTGGCTTGTATGGTCAAACTTGGGTCAATTTCACAGATATTTGTATGGAATTAGTGACAGAATTAATGAGAATTAATCGTAATAAGCGCAAGTATTATCAACAGGGATTGAGGGCTATGAAGCTTATCGAGTCTATGTTTTAG
- a CDS encoding type II toxin-antitoxin system RelE/ParE family toxin, translated as MERSGMKELRVTDEAKSDLLEIWLYLSQNNESAADTIITKLTQKFDDLVATPEIGRKRADIAPLIRSFPVGKYLIFYRIIDSGIEIVRVIHGARDIENLFE; from the coding sequence ATGGAACGATCAGGTATGAAGGAGTTGCGAGTTACCGATGAAGCAAAATCGGATCTCTTGGAAATTTGGTTGTACCTCTCTCAAAACAATGAAAGTGCAGCAGATACCATTATTACCAAGTTAACTCAGAAGTTTGACGATCTGGTTGCAACGCCTGAAATCGGGCGAAAACGTGCAGATATTGCGCCTCTTATCCGCAGTTTTCCGGTGGGAAAGTATCTGATTTTTTACCGAATTATTGACTCAGGTATTGAGATTGTCAGGGTAATCCACGGTGCAAGAGATATTGAAAATCTCTTTGAGTGA
- a CDS encoding type II toxin-antitoxin system ParD family antitoxin, producing MNVHLGQTFDKFVAELIESGLYQSQSEVIREGLRLLKEREDLRNLKLQQLRREIQVGIDQLERGELTTYTSSQELADEIKTKGRQKIASLEWNDQV from the coding sequence ATGAACGTTCATCTTGGTCAGACCTTCGATAAATTTGTGGCTGAACTCATTGAAAGCGGACTCTACCAATCGCAAAGTGAAGTAATCCGGGAGGGGCTTCGTCTTCTCAAGGAACGAGAAGACCTACGGAACCTCAAACTTCAACAGCTTCGCCGTGAGATTCAAGTGGGAATAGATCAGCTGGAGCGTGGGGAGTTGACTACCTACACCTCATCACAAGAACTTGCTGATGAAATCAAAACAAAAGGACGTCAGAAAATCGCCTCCTTAGAATGGAACGATCAGGTATGA
- a CDS encoding pitrilysin family protein — MKHSRYMLIGLFLSFLLSVVPFWGNFTNAVTPKALAPVSGASLTQGVQKKVLDNGLTVLTKEVHTAPVVSVQVWYKVGSRNEGTGENGISHQLEHLMFKGTADRPVQFGRLFSALGSQFNAFTSYDETAYFGTVPRDKLEALLTLEADRMENALVGSAQLTSEKRVVISELQGYENSPSYRLSRAVMRAAFPNRAYGLPVGGTKADVTKFTVEQVRNYYQTYYSPENATLVITGDFATEPVLKVVEETFGKLAEKTVLNDARKALNRFYASSSIADPSPATPVTKKAPIVLKQPGSAALLQFVYPLPDIKHPDVPAIDVMDAILTGGRSSRLYQAVVESGLASSVNASAAELIEPGWYEINATAAPGQELAKIADVLQEALVKLQQQPVTLEELNRAKTLLLASFVLGNQDITSQASQLGYNQTVTGDYRYVEQYLAAIAKVTPKDVLRVAKTYLSPAKQTIGYFQPTQLDGKPGTSNGGSGRTVENFSPGKPVDPAEIAKYLPPATSATVSNKQSLPELFTLENGLQFLLLPDHSVPVVNLSGQIDAGNEFDGNQKAGLASLTANNLMNGTQTQNALALAKTLEDRGASLDFTAAREGVTIGGQGLSANLPILIETLADVVQKATFPTDQLELTRQRALTSLKMQLDDPRGLGRRVFQQAIYPENHPFHSFPTVESLKSITHDDVLRFYQEHYRPDTTMIALVGDFDPVKVKALLNQTFGKWEVTGKPPVLNLPSVKIPVNMTQLTSVIPGKAEAVTYIGYNGISRKDPRYYAALVLNQILGGDTLSSRLGTEVRDRQGLTYGIYSGFAAGVNPGPFLIQMQTAPGDTQKAIASTLALLKQLREQGVTEAEFNAAKRSIVNSYPVDLANPSDVASMILNNAVYGLSLQELREFPQRIEQVTLAQVKQAIQELIQPENLVIVTAGPGDTVPKGG; from the coding sequence ATGAAGCACTCACGTTACATGCTTATAGGATTGTTCCTGAGTTTCCTCCTCAGTGTTGTGCCCTTTTGGGGCAATTTTACCAATGCTGTGACACCAAAAGCCCTTGCACCTGTATCTGGGGCTTCACTCACCCAGGGTGTGCAAAAGAAGGTCTTGGACAATGGCTTAACTGTACTGACTAAGGAAGTTCATACCGCCCCTGTGGTAAGTGTACAAGTTTGGTATAAAGTTGGCTCACGCAATGAAGGAACGGGAGAAAATGGCATTTCTCACCAATTAGAGCATTTGATGTTTAAAGGGACCGCTGACCGTCCGGTGCAGTTTGGACGGCTATTTAGTGCTTTAGGCAGTCAGTTTAATGCTTTTACCAGTTATGATGAAACGGCTTACTTTGGGACAGTGCCGCGAGATAAACTAGAAGCACTGCTGACCCTAGAAGCTGACCGCATGGAAAATGCTTTGGTAGGATCTGCACAATTAACAAGTGAGAAACGGGTAGTTATATCCGAGTTGCAGGGGTACGAAAATTCACCAAGTTATCGTTTGAGTCGAGCAGTGATGAGAGCGGCTTTCCCCAACCGTGCCTATGGTTTACCTGTGGGCGGGACAAAAGCTGATGTCACTAAATTTACGGTGGAGCAGGTGCGGAATTATTACCAAACCTACTATAGCCCAGAAAATGCCACTTTGGTGATTACCGGCGATTTTGCTACAGAACCTGTGCTGAAAGTTGTGGAAGAAACTTTTGGGAAGTTGGCAGAGAAAACGGTACTGAATGACGCAAGGAAGGCACTTAATAGATTCTATGCATCTTCTTCTATTGCCGACCCTTCCCCTGCTACCCCTGTTACCAAAAAAGCGCCAATAGTCCTCAAGCAGCCGGGAAGTGCGGCACTGTTACAATTTGTGTATCCTCTGCCCGACATTAAGCATCCTGATGTACCAGCAATCGATGTGATGGATGCGATTTTGACTGGTGGACGTAGTTCTAGGCTTTACCAAGCTGTGGTCGAATCTGGACTGGCTAGCTCAGTTAATGCGAGTGCTGCAGAACTGATTGAACCAGGTTGGTATGAAATTAACGCTACGGCGGCGCCAGGTCAAGAGTTGGCTAAAATTGCTGATGTACTCCAGGAAGCTTTGGTCAAACTACAACAACAGCCAGTCACTTTAGAAGAATTGAATCGGGCGAAGACCTTACTTTTAGCTTCGTTTGTATTGGGAAACCAAGATATTACCAGTCAGGCGAGTCAATTGGGGTATAACCAAACTGTTACTGGCGATTATCGCTATGTTGAACAGTATCTCGCTGCGATCGCCAAAGTTACCCCAAAAGATGTACTGCGGGTGGCGAAAACTTACCTCAGTCCGGCGAAACAAACCATCGGTTACTTTCAGCCAACGCAACTTGATGGTAAACCAGGAACTTCTAATGGTGGTTCTGGTCGCACCGTCGAGAACTTTAGCCCCGGTAAGCCTGTAGATCCAGCAGAAATCGCTAAATATCTCCCTCCTGCGACATCAGCCACTGTTTCTAACAAACAATCGCTACCAGAGCTGTTTACCCTAGAGAACGGGTTACAATTTCTCCTGTTACCTGACCATAGCGTTCCTGTTGTCAACCTCAGCGGACAAATCGACGCCGGGAATGAGTTTGATGGTAATCAAAAAGCTGGATTAGCGAGTTTGACTGCTAACAACTTAATGAATGGGACGCAGACTCAAAATGCTTTGGCTTTAGCGAAAACCTTAGAAGACCGGGGCGCATCTTTAGACTTTACCGCCGCGCGTGAGGGAGTTACCATTGGTGGTCAGGGATTATCAGCTAACTTGCCAATTTTAATTGAAACCTTGGCAGATGTTGTCCAAAAAGCGACCTTCCCCACAGACCAACTCGAACTAACTCGCCAACGGGCTTTGACGAGTCTGAAAATGCAGCTTGATGACCCCAGGGGATTGGGAAGACGGGTATTCCAGCAAGCAATTTACCCAGAAAATCATCCTTTCCATAGCTTTCCCACAGTCGAAAGCTTAAAAAGCATTACTCATGATGATGTGCTACGCTTCTACCAAGAACATTATCGACCAGATACGACAATGATCGCCCTGGTGGGTGACTTTGACCCAGTTAAGGTGAAAGCCTTGCTCAATCAGACTTTTGGTAAATGGGAAGTTACAGGTAAGCCGCCTGTTCTCAATCTCCCATCAGTTAAAATTCCAGTAAATATGACACAGCTAACCTCGGTGATTCCTGGTAAGGCAGAAGCTGTGACATACATCGGTTATAACGGCATTTCTAGGAAAGACCCGCGTTATTATGCAGCCCTAGTGTTGAATCAAATTTTAGGCGGTGATACCTTGTCTAGCCGCTTGGGTACGGAGGTGCGCGATCGCCAAGGTCTGACCTATGGGATCTACAGTGGATTTGCAGCCGGAGTCAATCCAGGCCCGTTCTTAATTCAGATGCAGACTGCACCCGGTGATACTCAAAAAGCGATCGCTAGTACCCTGGCTTTACTCAAACAGTTACGTGAACAAGGAGTGACTGAGGCAGAATTTAATGCAGCAAAACGCTCAATTGTCAATAGCTATCCTGTGGATTTGGCTAATCCCAGTGATGTCGCCAGCATGATTTTGAATAACGCTGTCTACGGGCTGTCTTTACAGGAACTGAGAGAGTTTCCCCAGCGGATTGAGCAAGTAACTCTAGCTCAAGTAAAGCAAGCAATTCAGGAGTTAATTCAGCCAGAAAATCTCGTGATTGTCACCGCAGGTCCTGGGGATACGGTGCCAAAGGGCGGCTGA
- a CDS encoding type I restriction-modification system subunit M N-terminal domain-containing protein, with product MANESAAIVQKLWNYCNVLRDDGVSYSDYVEQLTYLLFLKMVEEQNQLPPPLGKRSTIPPDYSWEALRSKDGDALEIQYRHTLEQLGKEKGLLGVIFRKSQNRIQDPAKLKRLVELINSETWIGLDIDVKGEIYEGLLQKNAEDVKNSFYLNVPVA from the coding sequence ATGGCTAACGAATCTGCTGCTATAGTCCAAAAACTCTGGAATTACTGCAACGTCCTCCGCGATGACGGCGTGAGTTACAGTGATTATGTAGAACAACTTACCTATTTATTATTCTTAAAAATGGTAGAGGAACAAAATCAACTTCCTCCCCCATTGGGTAAACGTTCCACCATTCCCCCTGATTATAGCTGGGAAGCATTACGCTCTAAAGATGGAGATGCTTTAGAAATTCAATATCGCCACACCTTAGAACAACTGGGGAAAGAAAAAGGACTTTTAGGCGTTATCTTCCGTAAATCTCAAAACAGAATTCAAGACCCAGCTAAATTAAAACGACTGGTAGAATTAATTAATTCAGAAACTTGGATAGGTTTAGATATTGACGTTAAAGGAGAAATTTACGAAGGTCTATTACAAAAGAACGCTGAAGATGTTAAAAACAGTTTTTATCTCAATGTGCCAGTTGCGTAA
- a CDS encoding zeta toxin family protein: MPNLYIIGGANGSGKTTAAMQILPYFLEVFEYVNADEIAAGLSPFNPESVAVQAGRLMLERLETLVNAEADFAFETTLAARNFARFLRECREKGYMLNLIYFWLQSPELAIARVRRRVESGGHNIPEDTIRRRYERGRKNLIELYLPLCDRWIVYDNSNPILQLIAERPLNQEPIIYQPQVWSQITTNE, from the coding sequence ATGCCCAACTTATACATTATCGGTGGTGCAAACGGTTCTGGTAAAACCACCGCCGCTATGCAAATTCTCCCCTATTTTCTAGAAGTATTTGAATACGTCAACGCTGATGAAATAGCCGCCGGACTTTCTCCTTTTAACCCGGAATCTGTAGCAGTTCAAGCCGGACGTTTAATGTTAGAAAGATTAGAAACTCTGGTAAACGCTGAAGCTGACTTTGCCTTTGAAACTACATTAGCAGCCCGTAACTTTGCCCGATTCTTGAGAGAATGTAGGGAGAAAGGTTATATGCTCAACTTAATTTACTTTTGGTTACAAAGTCCCGAATTAGCCATTGCACGGGTACGCAGAAGGGTAGAAAGTGGTGGTCACAACATCCCAGAAGACACTATTCGCCGTCGCTACGAACGTGGTAGAAAGAACTTAATTGAATTATACTTACCTTTATGTGATAGATGGATTGTTTATGATAACTCTAACCCAATTTTACAGCTAATCGCTGAACGCCCTTTAAATCAAGAGCCTATCATTTATCAACCCCAAGTATGGAGTCAAATCACTACTAATGAATAA
- the rnhC gene encoding ribonuclease HIII, translated as MSEIDKAIQKYEDLRQLISTSDFMVSAYKEINYGLQFSIQKAGWSGIIRIYQNKQGKVKVDFSQLDESENSRLIKSFSEEKSLPLPKELSSTLPNDLTLPIIGSDESGKGDYFGPLVSASIYVDEAMASQLTLMNVRDSKAISDNKIQKIARDIRRICHNKFVIVEISAARYNQIYAKLENEKKSLNDLLAWAHAKAIEDLLSKVECQTAIVDQFADEKLLLEKLQEHGKKLKIIQAHRAESHIAVAAASILARERFLNKLDNLGKQYHTKLPKGSSQAVVTIARQLIEQNGREILEKVAKLHFKTTNEVLG; from the coding sequence GTGAGTGAAATTGACAAAGCTATTCAAAAGTATGAAGACCTACGCCAGTTAATCTCAACTAGTGATTTTATGGTCTCTGCTTATAAAGAAATTAATTATGGCTTACAATTTTCAATTCAAAAAGCAGGGTGGTCGGGTATTATCAGAATCTATCAAAATAAGCAGGGTAAGGTAAAGGTTGACTTTTCCCAATTAGATGAAAGTGAAAATTCCCGCTTGATAAAAAGCTTCTCTGAAGAAAAAAGTCTTCCTCTTCCTAAAGAGTTAAGCTCAACTCTCCCTAATGATTTGACATTACCTATTATTGGAAGTGACGAATCTGGTAAAGGGGATTATTTCGGGCCTTTGGTGAGTGCGAGCATATATGTAGACGAAGCAATGGCGAGCCAACTCACACTAATGAATGTGAGAGATAGTAAAGCTATAAGCGATAATAAAATTCAGAAAATTGCTAGAGATATCCGAAGAATTTGCCATAATAAGTTTGTGATTGTAGAAATTTCTGCTGCAAGATATAACCAGATATATGCCAAACTTGAAAACGAGAAAAAATCACTTAATGACTTACTGGCTTGGGCACACGCTAAAGCAATAGAGGATCTACTATCTAAAGTTGAATGTCAAACAGCGATAGTTGATCAATTCGCTGACGAAAAGCTTTTGCTTGAAAAACTACAAGAACATGGTAAGAAATTAAAAATTATTCAAGCTCATCGGGCTGAGAGTCATATAGCTGTTGCAGCAGCTTCAATCTTAGCAAGAGAGCGATTTCTCAATAAACTAGACAACTTGGGAAAACAGTACCACACAAAATTACCAAAAGGCTCTTCTCAAGCAGTTGTTACTATAGCAAGACAGTTGATTGAACAAAATGGTAGAGAAATTTTGGAGAAGGTTGCAAAACTCCATTTCAAGACGACAAATGAAGTACTAGGTTAG
- a CDS encoding type II toxin-antitoxin system RnlB family antitoxin, translating into MIEKELSRLNFSGKIIFDLLLSNGYSSNRFIEADVYEAKVNRGSMKVIDSSKLDEFLMRKTHDFYKSHPKLVESNNILLDEEKYHLIHS; encoded by the coding sequence ATGATTGAAAAAGAATTAAGCAGGCTCAATTTTAGTGGAAAAATTATCTTCGATTTATTACTTTCTAATGGATATAGCTCAAATCGATTTATTGAAGCAGATGTATATGAGGCTAAAGTTAACAGAGGCTCAATGAAAGTGATTGATTCTTCTAAATTAGATGAATTTCTTATGAGAAAAACTCATGATTTTTATAAATCTCATCCAAAGTTAGTAGAGAGTAATAATATCTTATTGGATGAAGAAAAATACCATTTAATTCACAGTTGA
- a CDS encoding M15 family metallopeptidase, whose translation MINRRWKFLISIICILFLIIACTQGKAGQNSVGNPQNPLNQVIASSTSPTSQPNLVSAQPAINAANDSQLVDIQSINKNIALDIRYATPNNFLKKKLYPDARCILRYGAAKKLSLVQEDLAKNNKLQLKVYDCYRPLSVQKEMWKLLPDERYVANPAKGSRHNRGAAVDATLINSSGKELEMPSAFDAFTPASHRDYSGGSIQSRKNRQILEDAMRKQGFVGLKTEWWHFDAPGWDKYAVMDAPFNKIPRN comes from the coding sequence ATGATTAATCGCCGGTGGAAATTTCTAATTTCGATAATATGTATATTATTTCTCATAATAGCCTGCACTCAGGGTAAAGCAGGTCAAAATTCTGTTGGTAATCCTCAAAATCCACTAAATCAAGTAATAGCTTCTAGCACTTCGCCGACTTCACAACCTAATTTAGTATCGGCTCAACCTGCAATTAATGCAGCAAATGACTCACAGCTAGTTGATATACAATCAATCAACAAAAACATTGCCCTTGATATTCGCTATGCTACACCAAATAACTTCCTAAAAAAGAAATTATATCCTGATGCTAGATGTATATTGCGGTATGGAGCAGCTAAAAAACTCTCACTAGTACAAGAAGATTTAGCCAAAAATAATAAATTGCAGTTAAAAGTCTATGATTGCTACAGGCCACTTTCGGTGCAAAAAGAAATGTGGAAACTCCTACCTGATGAAAGATATGTTGCTAATCCTGCCAAAGGTTCTCGACATAATCGTGGTGCAGCAGTAGACGCAACTTTAATTAATAGCAGTGGTAAGGAATTAGAAATGCCTAGTGCATTTGATGCTTTTACTCCAGCTTCTCATAGAGATTATAGTGGTGGCAGTATTCAGTCTCGCAAAAATCGACAAATATTGGAAGATGCAATGCGAAAGCAGGGATTTGTTGGATTAAAAACAGAATGGTGGCACTTTGATGCACCAGGATGGGACAAATACGCCGTCATGGATGCGCCATTTAATAAAATTCCACGTAATTAA
- the era gene encoding GTPase Era, whose amino-acid sequence MMVELKVTSIDHDIFSFSGEVRIPQAPPEFKSGFIGIIGRPNVGKSTLMNQLVGEKIAITSPVAQTTRNRLRGILTTPEAQLIFVDTPGIHKPHHQLGEVLVKNAKLAIESVDVVLFVVDATVACGSGDRFIADLLGRSQTPVILGLNKIDQKPANSQLIDESYTQLAQTYQWQTVEFSAKTSVGLPQLQNLLIANLEAGPYYYPPDLVTDQPERFIMGELIREQILLLTREEVPHSVAIAIDKVEESPSITRVLATINVERDSQKGILIGKGGSMLKSIGSEAREQIQKLIAGKVYLELFVKVQPKWRQSRVTLAELGYRVEE is encoded by the coding sequence ATGATGGTGGAGCTAAAGGTGACTAGTATTGATCATGACATCTTCTCTTTTTCAGGAGAAGTAAGAATTCCCCAAGCTCCTCCTGAATTTAAATCGGGTTTTATCGGCATTATTGGTCGTCCTAATGTCGGTAAATCTACTTTGATGAATCAATTAGTAGGAGAAAAAATAGCAATTACATCACCAGTAGCACAAACTACACGCAATCGATTGCGAGGTATTTTAACTACACCTGAAGCGCAGCTAATATTTGTGGATACACCAGGAATTCATAAACCCCATCATCAATTAGGGGAAGTTCTGGTGAAAAATGCCAAATTAGCAATTGAATCTGTAGATGTGGTACTGTTTGTAGTGGATGCAACAGTGGCTTGTGGATCAGGCGATCGCTTTATTGCCGATTTGCTAGGTCGCAGCCAAACGCCAGTGATTTTGGGTTTGAACAAAATCGACCAAAAACCAGCAAATTCCCAACTAATAGATGAGAGTTACACACAGTTAGCCCAGACTTATCAATGGCAAACAGTAGAATTTTCTGCTAAAACTAGTGTCGGGTTGCCACAACTGCAAAACTTATTAATTGCAAATTTAGAAGCAGGTCCATACTACTATCCACCGGACTTAGTAACCGACCAGCCAGAACGGTTTATTATGGGCGAATTGATTCGCGAACAGATTTTACTTTTGACCCGTGAAGAAGTTCCCCATTCCGTAGCGATCGCCATTGATAAAGTAGAAGAAAGCCCAAGCATTACCCGCGTACTCGCTACCATCAACGTTGAACGAGATTCCCAAAAAGGAATCCTCATTGGTAAAGGTGGCTCCATGCTCAAATCAATCGGTAGTGAAGCACGCGAACAAATCCAAAAATTAATTGCTGGTAAAGTCTACCTAGAACTGTTCGTCAAAGTCCAACCAAAATGGCGCCAGTCTCGCGTGACTTTAGCAGAATTAGGCTATCGCGTCGAAGAGTAA